One genomic region from Calderihabitans maritimus encodes:
- a CDS encoding type III pantothenate kinase, producing MLLAFDVGNTNIVLGVYRGKKLWNYWRVSTDPHKTADELGILVKSLFDYAGLDLQMIDAVAISSVVPPLILPLVEFAREYCKVSPLVIGPGVKTGMPIKFDNPREVGADRIVNAVAAYENYGGPVIVVDFGTATTFDAISAKGEYLGGAIAPGIGISTEALFEKAAKLPRVELVRPTSVIGKNTVASMQAGIVFGFIGQIEGIVSRMKKELKGDAFVVATGGLAELFARETPVIDKMDPLLTLEGIRIIYERNNPD from the coding sequence ATGCTGTTAGCCTTTGATGTAGGAAACACAAATATTGTACTGGGAGTATACAGGGGTAAAAAATTGTGGAACTACTGGAGGGTATCTACTGATCCCCATAAGACGGCTGATGAATTGGGAATCTTGGTGAAAAGCTTATTCGACTATGCCGGGCTTGACTTGCAAATGATTGATGCCGTTGCCATCTCCTCTGTTGTACCTCCTCTTATTTTACCGCTGGTGGAATTTGCCCGTGAATATTGTAAGGTTAGTCCTTTGGTGATAGGGCCCGGAGTGAAGACGGGAATGCCTATTAAATTCGATAATCCCCGAGAAGTAGGAGCTGACAGAATTGTCAACGCGGTTGCCGCCTATGAAAATTACGGCGGTCCGGTTATTGTAGTTGACTTTGGCACGGCAACCACCTTTGATGCTATTTCGGCGAAGGGTGAATATTTGGGAGGCGCGATAGCTCCGGGTATAGGTATATCTACTGAAGCATTATTTGAAAAAGCAGCCAAGCTCCCCCGGGTAGAGTTGGTTCGGCCGACTTCAGTTATTGGGAAGAATACGGTGGCCAGCATGCAGGCTGGTATAGTATTCGGTTTCATCGGCCAGATTGAAGGTATCGTTTCTCGCATGAAAAAAGAGTTGAAAGGAGATGCCTTTGTAGTGGCTACTGGAGGACTGGCTGAATTGTTTGCGCGGGAAACGCCAGTAATAGATAAGATGGATCCCCTATTAACTCTAGAGGGAATTCGAATAATTTACGAACGTAACAACCCTGATTGA
- a CDS encoding P1 family peptidase, protein MYRNITDIPGIKVGHATDEAALTGCTVVLMETGATAGADIRGSAPGTRETDLLQTGRLVNRIHGIVLTGGSAFGLDAAGGVMRYLEERGIGFDTGVARVPIVPAAVLFDLHIGDPKVRPDWEMGYRACLDAKEGPLPEGNVGAGTGATVGKLMGIQWATKAGIGNWSERVGSELIIGALVAVNALGEVIDENGQILAGLRQPEGSPFVSTLEKMKEYQSRGFTFSNTTLAVVATNARLSKEEVNKVAQMAHNGLARSIRPVHTMYDGDTVFAVSLGEVEADVSLVGSMAAEVLAKAVRRAVLCAQSAGGVPAASELKT, encoded by the coding sequence ATGTACCGTAATATTACTGATATTCCTGGAATTAAAGTAGGCCATGCTACGGATGAAGCCGCTCTCACCGGCTGTACCGTAGTCTTAATGGAAACCGGGGCTACGGCCGGTGCGGATATTCGTGGTTCTGCACCAGGTACTAGAGAAACTGACCTGTTGCAAACCGGGCGTTTAGTAAACCGGATTCATGGGATTGTTTTAACGGGAGGGAGTGCTTTCGGTCTGGATGCTGCCGGAGGAGTCATGCGTTATTTGGAAGAACGAGGGATCGGCTTTGATACTGGTGTCGCTCGCGTTCCTATAGTCCCGGCGGCGGTATTATTTGATTTGCACATTGGCGATCCGAAAGTTAGACCGGATTGGGAAATGGGTTATAGGGCCTGCCTCGATGCTAAGGAGGGACCGCTGCCCGAAGGGAATGTAGGAGCAGGTACGGGTGCCACGGTAGGAAAGTTAATGGGTATCCAGTGGGCTACCAAGGCGGGAATAGGGAATTGGTCGGAGCGTGTTGGGTCCGAACTTATTATTGGTGCTTTAGTAGCGGTGAATGCTTTAGGAGAGGTGATTGACGAAAACGGCCAAATACTGGCGGGTTTAAGACAGCCGGAAGGGTCACCTTTTGTCAGTACTCTGGAAAAAATGAAAGAATACCAGAGCCGAGGATTCACCTTTAGCAATACTACTCTGGCGGTGGTGGCCACCAATGCCAGGCTCTCCAAGGAGGAAGTGAATAAAGTAGCCCAAATGGCCCATAATGGATTGGCGAGAAGCATCAGACCGGTACATACTATGTATGACGGTGATACCGTATTTGCCGTTTCTCTAGGGGAGGTAGAGGCTGATGTTAGCTTGGTTGGCTCGATGGCAGCGGAGGTGCTGGCAAAGGCTGTAAGAAGAGCGGTGCTATGTGCCCAATCAGCCGGCGGAGTACCTGCGGCGTCCGAATTAAAGACGTGA
- a CDS encoding DUF1284 domain-containing protein, which produces MRLRAHHLLCLQGFRGLGYDERFVLVTQEVLEILRINPSLHVKLVDEPDILCAACPHHRRGLCTRNGPNTEERVRWQDREILKLLGLENGCEATFSWLLKTVGNKIASNDLDRLCTNCQWYSLGYCWEGIASLRDQA; this is translated from the coding sequence ATGAGACTGAGAGCTCATCATTTACTATGCTTGCAGGGCTTTCGCGGTCTAGGATATGACGAGCGCTTTGTTCTAGTTACCCAAGAGGTTTTGGAAATTTTGCGAATAAACCCGAGTTTGCATGTAAAATTAGTGGATGAACCTGATATTTTATGTGCTGCCTGTCCTCACCACCGGCGGGGGCTCTGCACCAGAAACGGTCCAAATACCGAAGAAAGGGTCCGGTGGCAAGATCGCGAGATTCTAAAACTATTAGGATTGGAAAACGGTTGTGAGGCAACCTTTTCCTGGTTATTGAAGACGGTAGGAAACAAGATAGCTTCTAATGATTTAGACCGTTTATGTACTAATTGCCAGTGGTACAGTCTTGGATATTGCTGGGAGGGAATAGCATCATTGAGAGATCAGGCTTGA